One Solirubrobacter pauli DNA segment encodes these proteins:
- a CDS encoding DUF305 domain-containing protein encodes MRTRLTILLALALLVSACGGKAAEPSRSAPPLPVDDAFAVRIAGHQQTGLALARAAATEGKSVSVRKLAGQIAARREKTLPMLLERLADVPSRDGLPDLGVSPQEAADGIGPDALDGARPLDTAFLTLMAQHNRGALALVRAELKDGKDPATKAIAQRVGADVARELDRLNAALADVAQQTS; translated from the coding sequence GTGCGCACCCGTCTGACGATCCTGCTCGCGCTGGCCCTGCTGGTGTCCGCCTGCGGCGGCAAAGCTGCCGAGCCGAGCCGATCCGCCCCGCCGTTGCCGGTCGACGACGCGTTCGCCGTGCGGATCGCCGGGCATCAGCAGACCGGTCTCGCGCTCGCCCGCGCCGCCGCGACGGAGGGCAAGTCGGTGTCAGTGCGCAAACTCGCCGGGCAGATCGCCGCCCGGCGCGAGAAGACCTTGCCCATGCTGTTGGAGCGCCTGGCCGACGTCCCGTCCCGCGACGGCCTGCCCGACCTCGGCGTGTCCCCGCAAGAGGCGGCCGACGGGATCGGCCCCGACGCGCTCGACGGGGCACGACCGCTCGACACGGCCTTCCTCACGCTGATGGCCCAGCACAACCGCGGCGCGCTCGCGCTGGTCCGCGCGGAGCTCAAGGACGGCAAGGACCCGGCGACGAAGGCCATCGCGCAACGCGTCGGCGCCGACGTGGCGCGCGAGCTGGACAGGCTCAACGCCGCGCTGGCGGACGTCGCTCAGCAGACCTCGTAG
- a CDS encoding FHA domain-containing protein encodes MAIAASRPQQTEAPTQETGTLPRLEEQERRRVSLTLPRIAPGRYLAMEDGEDIMLFLLAMDNMHIGRSPGADIVLDDASVSRRHALITKRGERTMILDDRSLNGVQVNGVRVSEAELKDGDVVLVGHVTLRYVER; translated from the coding sequence GTGGCCATCGCCGCCTCACGACCGCAGCAAACTGAAGCGCCGACACAAGAGACCGGCACCCTGCCGCGTCTCGAGGAGCAGGAACGGAGACGGGTGTCCCTGACGTTGCCGCGGATCGCTCCTGGCCGGTACCTGGCCATGGAGGACGGCGAGGACATCATGTTGTTCCTGCTGGCCATGGACAACATGCACATCGGCCGCAGCCCGGGCGCGGACATCGTGCTCGACGACGCGTCGGTGTCCCGGCGCCACGCGCTGATCACCAAGCGCGGGGAGCGCACGATGATCCTCGACGACCGCAGCCTGAACGGCGTGCAGGTCAATGGCGTGCGCGTGAGCGAGGCCGAGCTCAAGGACGGCGACGTCGTCCTGGTCGGCCACGTGACATTGCGCTACGTCGAGCGTTGA
- a CDS encoding MFS transporter translates to MPQHEDHTRVVFLSLLLAGMAFALSQTVVSPALPEIQREFGATPTSAAWILTGYLLAAAVATPIVGKLGDLFGRGRVLTVVLLLFAVGSAVCALAPSLGLLVVGRIIQGVGGGIFPLAFGIIRETFPAERVATAIGGISATFGIGGGVGLVIAGLIVEALDASWLFWLGLMALPAAFAIHRYVPREETRKDAKIDWIGAGLLSVALASLLYGLSKANGWGWGDSRVLGLIFGGLAVAAFWVWVETKIDQPLVDMRVLKRRPVLMTNIAAVLIGFSMFASFLIIPQLAQTPEQHGYGFGASVTGAGLLMLPSTLVMLVAGPWAGRLAVRSSRFPLVVGAGLGAVAFGFYAIWHSAEWQILVGGAVMGMGIGFAFSAMANLVVESVPREEVGVATGINTIMRSLGGALGAQLVATLLTSKTLPNSPIPAEAAFTDAFAVAAVAAVLAMAAALAIPVIRRPQPQPVAATAAPATT, encoded by the coding sequence GTGCCGCAGCATGAGGATCACACCCGCGTCGTCTTCCTGTCCCTCCTGCTCGCGGGGATGGCGTTCGCGCTCTCGCAGACGGTCGTCTCCCCCGCGTTGCCGGAGATCCAGCGCGAGTTCGGCGCCACGCCGACCTCGGCCGCGTGGATCCTCACGGGCTACCTGCTGGCCGCCGCGGTGGCGACGCCGATCGTCGGCAAGCTCGGCGACCTGTTCGGCCGTGGCCGGGTCCTCACGGTCGTGCTGCTGCTGTTCGCGGTCGGCAGCGCCGTGTGCGCGCTGGCGCCGTCGCTCGGCCTGCTCGTGGTCGGCCGCATCATCCAGGGCGTCGGCGGCGGCATCTTCCCGCTCGCGTTCGGGATCATCCGGGAGACCTTCCCGGCGGAGCGGGTCGCGACCGCGATCGGCGGGATCAGCGCCACGTTCGGCATCGGCGGTGGCGTCGGCCTGGTCATCGCGGGGCTGATCGTCGAGGCGCTCGACGCGTCCTGGCTGTTCTGGCTGGGCCTGATGGCCCTCCCCGCGGCGTTCGCGATCCACCGGTACGTCCCGCGCGAGGAGACCAGGAAGGACGCGAAGATCGACTGGATCGGCGCGGGCCTGCTGTCGGTGGCGCTCGCCAGCCTCCTGTACGGCCTCTCGAAGGCCAACGGCTGGGGTTGGGGTGACTCGCGCGTGCTCGGCCTGATCTTCGGTGGCCTCGCGGTCGCCGCGTTCTGGGTCTGGGTGGAGACGAAGATCGACCAGCCGCTCGTGGACATGCGCGTGCTCAAGCGCCGCCCGGTGCTGATGACGAACATCGCCGCGGTGCTGATCGGCTTCAGCATGTTCGCCTCGTTCCTGATCATCCCGCAGCTCGCGCAGACGCCCGAGCAGCACGGGTACGGCTTCGGCGCCTCCGTCACCGGCGCGGGCCTGCTGATGCTGCCGAGCACGCTGGTGATGCTGGTGGCCGGCCCGTGGGCAGGGCGCCTCGCGGTGCGGAGCTCGCGGTTCCCGCTGGTGGTCGGTGCGGGCCTGGGCGCGGTCGCGTTCGGCTTCTACGCGATCTGGCACAGCGCCGAGTGGCAGATCCTCGTCGGCGGCGCGGTGATGGGCATGGGCATCGGGTTCGCGTTCTCGGCGATGGCGAACCTCGTCGTGGAGTCCGTCCCGCGCGAGGAGGTCGGCGTCGCCACCGGCATCAACACGATCATGCGCTCGCTCGGCGGCGCGCTCGGCGCTCAGCTCGTCGCGACGCTGCTCACGAGCAAGACGCTGCCGAACTCGCCGATCCCGGCCGAGGCGGCGTTCACGGACGCCTTCGCCGTCGCGGCGGTCGCGGCCGTGCTGGCGATGGCCGCCGCGCTCGCGATCCCGGTGATCCGGCGCCCGCAGCCGCAGCCGGTCGCCGCTACTGCCGCACCCGCCACCACGTAG
- a CDS encoding choice-of-anchor D domain-containing protein has product MLGASPAFADSVTVHDEDRWRGTTVWPRSTNVDTATGDIVTVSQEGERLRITADRRPEYESFALTFDGPGVSGRVERGVYPNAQPTGQRQADHAAMGFQASYYYAWSQCKRPRASYEVLEIARDATDRITRAWILWEWHCEGQMGSFFGEVRVGMPTSPGPQAVPSRLRFPAAERGGHSMTVPVEVRADAPITDVRVVGGDFEVVGHGCAGKSACEVQVRAAPAAAGERSAKLRVTDAANGITDVPLEVFAHGGTTGYSIVSDPEEWVGDGKTWSYGPDARIDMSGTRESLRGSVNDGDARWTLEFGARDGDVLAAGTTYRVGPSPGIGPSIGLSAFWRTCGLWRGSFTVHELEFDGHDLMHARISYVVDCLDSREQTGKLMRGTFSWHAGDDAAPARWMVPSGPPVEPAPLPARTASVTFTHEGLPRPTWDAQAGDRITLSTSNGGLTVDAAPGSTGQPLQLRFYTPPTANGVKPGVYANVLRLLDPRRQDGEPGMQITLDGTEVGSSDPGAVLGNFEVREYEEVDGVVTRLWILYELSEGDRTHAGEVRIGAPPVPGPRSVPTRLRFGAVELGEPGAAVPVALWPKDGAGIAGVRIVGAHAADARVRVDECTGTPVVAGEPCRVYVRFTPSATGVRRATVRATDTAGHVTDVPLEAFAHGGDSSFEVTSTLEPLKEGLRPILSPGTMRFGSTAMYLVKGDPSHLWIQVLADLNIMWTLDFAAPKGQTLAVGRYEGARYYSSPAAWPGMGAAIGIACPGLTGEFTVHEIERVSGIVSRTNVSFELVCPDFSGSLRGTFAFRAGDQTPPAPWMVSSTEPTPEPTPEPTPTATVEPTPEPTPTATVEPTPEPTPTATVEPTPTATAPPLASATPAPPAGETPFVAPAPRDSGAAVRAALKPCLAAARSLARTPAARRAATATRFAKRLTRCRQEVVALPRSSARTAALQTLRRHAAATKTLRAKRPSAKAVRRAQRTLRTG; this is encoded by the coding sequence GTGCTCGGGGCATCCCCGGCCTTCGCCGACTCGGTGACCGTGCACGACGAGGATCGCTGGCGCGGAACCACGGTCTGGCCCCGCTCGACCAACGTGGACACGGCGACGGGCGACATCGTCACCGTCTCCCAGGAGGGTGAGCGGCTGCGCATCACCGCGGACCGCCGCCCCGAGTACGAGAGCTTCGCGCTCACCTTCGACGGACCGGGCGTGTCCGGGCGCGTCGAGCGGGGCGTCTATCCGAACGCGCAGCCGACCGGGCAGCGTCAAGCGGATCACGCCGCGATGGGCTTCCAGGCGAGCTACTACTACGCGTGGTCCCAGTGCAAGCGCCCGCGCGCGAGCTACGAGGTGCTCGAGATCGCCCGCGACGCGACGGACCGGATCACCCGCGCATGGATCCTCTGGGAGTGGCATTGCGAGGGCCAGATGGGCTCGTTCTTCGGCGAGGTCCGCGTCGGGATGCCGACGTCGCCCGGCCCACAGGCGGTGCCCTCGCGGCTGCGCTTCCCGGCGGCTGAGCGGGGCGGGCACAGCATGACGGTGCCGGTCGAGGTGCGCGCGGACGCGCCGATCACGGACGTGCGCGTCGTCGGTGGGGACTTCGAGGTCGTCGGCCACGGCTGCGCGGGCAAGAGCGCGTGCGAGGTGCAGGTGCGCGCCGCGCCGGCCGCCGCGGGCGAGCGCAGCGCCAAGCTGCGCGTGACGGACGCGGCCAACGGGATCACCGACGTGCCGCTGGAGGTGTTCGCCCACGGGGGGACCACCGGCTACTCGATCGTGTCCGACCCGGAGGAGTGGGTCGGGGACGGCAAGACGTGGAGCTACGGGCCGGACGCGCGGATCGACATGAGCGGCACGCGCGAGTCCCTGCGCGGATCGGTCAATGACGGCGACGCGCGATGGACGCTCGAGTTCGGGGCGCGCGACGGCGACGTCCTGGCGGCGGGCACGACGTACCGGGTCGGTCCCAGCCCTGGGATCGGCCCCTCGATCGGGCTCTCGGCGTTCTGGCGAACCTGTGGCCTGTGGCGCGGATCCTTCACCGTGCACGAGCTCGAATTCGATGGCCATGACCTGATGCACGCCCGGATCTCGTACGTGGTCGACTGCCTCGACTCCCGCGAGCAGACCGGCAAGCTCATGCGCGGGACGTTCAGCTGGCACGCCGGGGACGACGCGGCGCCCGCGCGCTGGATGGTGCCGTCGGGTCCGCCCGTCGAGCCCGCGCCGTTGCCGGCCCGCACGGCCAGCGTCACCTTCACCCACGAGGGCCTGCCGCGCCCGACGTGGGATGCCCAGGCCGGGGACCGGATCACGCTCTCCACGAGCAACGGCGGGCTGACGGTGGACGCGGCGCCGGGAAGCACGGGGCAGCCGCTGCAGCTGCGCTTCTACACGCCGCCGACGGCGAACGGCGTCAAGCCAGGGGTGTACGCGAACGTCCTCCGCCTGCTCGACCCGCGCCGCCAGGACGGCGAGCCGGGGATGCAGATCACCCTCGACGGCACGGAGGTCGGCAGCTCCGACCCCGGCGCGGTGCTCGGGAACTTCGAGGTCCGCGAGTACGAGGAGGTCGACGGCGTCGTCACCCGGCTGTGGATCCTCTACGAGCTCAGCGAGGGCGACCGGACGCACGCCGGCGAGGTGCGGATCGGCGCGCCGCCGGTCCCCGGCCCTCGCAGCGTCCCGACGCGGCTGCGCTTCGGCGCGGTCGAGCTCGGCGAGCCGGGCGCAGCCGTGCCGGTCGCGCTCTGGCCCAAGGACGGAGCCGGGATCGCCGGCGTGCGCATCGTCGGCGCGCACGCGGCGGACGCCCGGGTGCGTGTGGACGAGTGCACGGGCACGCCCGTCGTGGCGGGGGAGCCGTGCCGCGTGTACGTGCGCTTCACGCCCAGCGCGACGGGCGTGCGGCGGGCGACCGTGCGCGCCACGGACACCGCGGGGCACGTCACGGACGTGCCGCTGGAGGCCTTCGCCCACGGCGGCGACTCCTCCTTCGAGGTGACCAGCACGCTCGAGCCGCTCAAGGAAGGGCTGAGGCCGATCCTGTCGCCGGGGACGATGCGCTTCGGCAGCACGGCCATGTACCTGGTCAAGGGCGATCCCTCCCACCTGTGGATCCAGGTCCTCGCGGACCTGAACATCATGTGGACGCTCGACTTCGCCGCGCCGAAGGGGCAGACGTTGGCGGTCGGGCGCTACGAGGGCGCGCGCTACTACTCGAGCCCTGCCGCGTGGCCCGGCATGGGCGCCGCCATCGGCATCGCGTGCCCGGGTCTCACGGGCGAGTTCACCGTCCACGAGATCGAGCGGGTGTCCGGGATCGTCAGCAGGACGAACGTCAGCTTCGAGCTCGTCTGCCCGGACTTCTCCGGCTCGTTGCGCGGGACGTTCGCGTTCCGCGCCGGCGACCAGACGCCGCCCGCGCCCTGGATGGTGTCGAGCACCGAGCCGACACCCGAGCCGACCCCTGAGCCGACGCCGACCGCCACCGTCGAGCCGACCCCCGAGCCGACGCCGACCGCCACCGTCGAGCCGACCCCCGAGCCGACGCCGACCGCCACCGTCGAGCCGACGCCGACCGCCACCGCACCGCCACTCGCTTCCGCGACCCCCGCGCCGCCCGCCGGCGAGACGCCGTTCGTCGCGCCTGCCCCTCGGGACTCCGGTGCGGCGGTCCGCGCGGCGCTGAAGCCGTGCCTCGCCGCGGCTCGCTCGCTGGCGCGCACGCCGGCCGCCCGCCGAGCCGCGACCGCCACGCGCTTCGCCAAGCGGCTCACCCGCTGCCGGCAGGAGGTCGTGGCGCTGCCCCGGTCCTCCGCCCGCACCGCGGCGCTGCAGACGCTGCGGCGCCACGCCGCCGCCACGAAGACCCTGCGCGCGAAGCGGCCGAGCGCGAAGGCCGTGCGCCGCGCGCAGCGGACGCTCAGGACAGGCTGA
- a CDS encoding aspartate/glutamate racemase family protein — MKRIGLLGGMSWESTIEYYRLVNELVAEQLGGLHSADCVLRSVDFADIELLQREDRWSEAGERLAREAQNLEAAGAELLVLCTNTMHKVAAEIELATTIPFVHIADTTAAAVRGDGLERVGLLATAYTMEQDFYTGRLRNDHRLQVITPPARDRKIVHDVIYDELCRGIVSDLSREQYRRIMADLAEQGAQGILLGCTEIDLLVGADDSPVPVYDTTRLHAERAVALSLS, encoded by the coding sequence ATGAAGCGCATCGGCCTGCTCGGCGGGATGAGCTGGGAGTCGACGATCGAGTACTACCGGCTCGTCAACGAGCTCGTGGCCGAGCAGCTCGGCGGCCTGCACTCCGCGGACTGCGTGCTGCGCTCGGTCGACTTCGCGGACATCGAGCTCCTCCAGCGCGAGGACCGCTGGTCCGAGGCGGGCGAGCGGCTCGCGCGCGAGGCGCAGAACCTCGAGGCCGCCGGCGCGGAGCTGCTCGTCCTGTGCACCAACACGATGCACAAGGTCGCGGCGGAGATCGAGCTGGCGACCACGATCCCGTTCGTCCACATCGCCGACACGACCGCCGCGGCGGTGCGCGGCGACGGCCTCGAGCGCGTCGGGTTGCTCGCCACCGCGTACACGATGGAGCAGGACTTCTACACCGGCCGCTTGCGCAACGACCACCGCCTGCAGGTCATCACGCCGCCGGCGCGCGACCGCAAGATCGTCCACGACGTGATCTACGACGAGCTGTGCCGGGGCATCGTCAGCGACCTCTCGCGCGAGCAATACCGGCGGATCATGGCCGACCTCGCCGAGCAGGGCGCGCAGGGCATCCTGCTCGGCTGCACCGAGATCGACCTGCTGGTCGGCGCGGACGACTCACCCGTGCCGGTCTACGACACGACGCGCCTGCACGCCGAGCGCGCGGTCGCCCTCAGCCTGTCCTGA
- a CDS encoding bifunctional GNAT family N-acetyltransferase/acetate--CoA ligase family protein: protein MTVPVAADVHIALRDGSTAHVRPVVPADAPALRTFLEGLSDNSRWLRFFSLGVNLEKAAERAAAGDRPEGYGLIVTTGAEERVVAHAVFELERPDRAEVAFAVADEMQGRGLATVLIAHLAQVASARGVTTFTATVLPENRRMISVFRESGFPVEVRASPDGIEVVFPTELGPDARRRFEDRDRVAAVAAVERVLRPRSVAVVGASRRPDSFGGAAFRHILGNDFRGELFPVNPNAEFVGSRRAMPRVPEGVDLAIVAVPAEAVPGVARECADAGVEALVVITAGFAEAGAEGAARLAELLEICRASGMRLVGPNCMGVVNTAPDVSLTATFARADVPAGTIGFVSQSGAFGAAAIDGASRRGIGLSAFVSLGDKADLSSNDFMQYWEQDPATQVVALYLESFGNPRKFGRVARHVARTKPVLAVKAGRTGAGARAASSHTGALIAASDSTVDALFASAGVLRCDGLDDLLDAAAVLSEQPLPTGSGVAIVANARGPLVVCADACADANLEVATLSEPTQAALRERLPEQSVVAGPVQLVASETPAQLAAVTELVAADPGVDAVITIFVEHIATRADDVASCLAGLELDVPLLTVFMTPGNLPVVLRRGATGRRAADTTPEPTLGARAAELARDAAAQAAARFGHRQTRPTSAEPVAEPQRPQRKIPTFRAPERAARALGRAVAYGRWRATPVLEPARLDGVDADAAAAILAGALARGGGWLRPDEVEALLAAYGIALVEQRRAATPAAAAKAAAELGGAVALKGVAPGVVHKAQAGAVRLGLAGPTAVKRAAQDVAAKLEASGTPVGDFLVQRMAEPGVEMLVGVLADERFGPVVACGAGGGTAEVLGDVQVRLAPLAREDALDMISRLRSLALLHRADADVEALADIAVRVGALADAHPAIAELDLNPVVASAEGAAVVDARVRVAPPAVQPVFPAVGR, encoded by the coding sequence GTGACCGTCCCCGTCGCCGCCGACGTCCACATCGCGCTGCGCGACGGATCGACCGCGCACGTGCGGCCGGTCGTGCCCGCCGACGCGCCGGCGCTGCGCACGTTCCTGGAAGGGCTCAGCGACAACTCGCGCTGGCTGCGGTTCTTCTCGCTCGGCGTGAACCTCGAGAAGGCGGCCGAGCGCGCGGCCGCCGGAGACCGGCCCGAGGGGTACGGCCTGATCGTCACCACCGGCGCCGAGGAGCGCGTGGTGGCGCACGCGGTGTTCGAGCTCGAGCGGCCGGATCGGGCCGAGGTGGCGTTCGCCGTCGCCGACGAGATGCAGGGGCGCGGGCTGGCGACGGTGCTGATCGCGCACCTGGCGCAGGTCGCGTCGGCGCGCGGCGTGACCACCTTCACCGCGACCGTCCTGCCCGAGAACCGGCGGATGATCAGCGTGTTCCGCGAGTCGGGCTTCCCGGTCGAGGTGCGCGCCTCGCCGGACGGCATCGAGGTGGTGTTCCCGACCGAGCTCGGCCCGGACGCGCGGCGCCGCTTCGAGGACCGCGACCGGGTGGCCGCGGTGGCGGCGGTGGAGCGCGTGCTGCGGCCGCGCTCGGTCGCGGTGGTCGGCGCGTCGCGACGGCCGGACTCGTTCGGCGGCGCCGCGTTCCGGCACATCCTCGGCAACGACTTCCGCGGCGAGCTGTTCCCGGTGAACCCGAACGCGGAGTTCGTCGGCTCGCGGCGGGCGATGCCGCGCGTGCCCGAGGGCGTGGACCTCGCGATCGTCGCGGTGCCCGCCGAGGCCGTCCCGGGCGTCGCGCGCGAGTGCGCCGACGCGGGCGTGGAGGCGCTGGTCGTGATCACCGCGGGCTTCGCCGAGGCGGGCGCGGAGGGCGCGGCGCGGCTGGCCGAGCTGCTGGAGATCTGCCGCGCGAGCGGCATGCGGCTGGTCGGCCCGAACTGCATGGGCGTCGTCAACACGGCGCCGGACGTGTCGCTGACGGCGACGTTCGCGCGCGCCGACGTGCCGGCCGGGACGATCGGCTTCGTGTCGCAGTCGGGCGCGTTCGGCGCGGCGGCGATCGACGGCGCCTCACGGCGCGGGATCGGCCTCAGCGCCTTCGTGTCGCTCGGCGACAAGGCCGACCTCTCCAGCAACGACTTCATGCAGTACTGGGAGCAGGACCCGGCCACGCAGGTCGTCGCGCTCTACCTCGAGTCATTCGGCAACCCACGCAAGTTCGGCCGCGTCGCCCGGCACGTCGCCCGCACCAAGCCGGTGCTGGCGGTCAAGGCGGGGCGGACCGGCGCCGGCGCGCGGGCGGCGTCCTCGCACACGGGCGCGCTGATCGCGGCGTCGGACTCGACCGTCGACGCGCTGTTTGCCTCGGCCGGTGTCCTCCGCTGCGACGGGCTCGACGACCTGCTGGACGCCGCCGCGGTCTTGAGCGAGCAGCCGCTGCCGACGGGCAGCGGCGTCGCGATCGTCGCCAACGCCCGCGGCCCGCTGGTCGTGTGCGCCGACGCGTGCGCGGACGCGAACCTCGAGGTGGCGACGCTGTCCGAGCCGACGCAGGCCGCCCTGCGCGAGCGCCTGCCCGAGCAGTCCGTCGTCGCCGGCCCCGTCCAGCTCGTGGCCTCCGAGACGCCCGCCCAGCTCGCGGCCGTGACCGAGCTCGTCGCCGCCGACCCGGGCGTCGACGCCGTGATCACGATCTTCGTCGAGCACATCGCCACTCGCGCCGACGACGTCGCGTCCTGCCTGGCCGGGCTGGAGCTGGACGTGCCGCTGCTGACGGTCTTCATGACGCCCGGCAACCTGCCGGTCGTCCTGCGCCGGGGCGCGACCGGCCGCCGCGCGGCGGACACGACGCCCGAGCCGACGCTGGGCGCCCGCGCGGCGGAGCTCGCCCGCGACGCGGCCGCGCAGGCCGCCGCGCGCTTCGGCCACCGACAGACGCGTCCGACCAGCGCGGAACCCGTTGCGGAACCGCAGCGGCCACAGCGCAAGATCCCCACGTTCCGCGCGCCCGAGCGGGCCGCGCGCGCCCTCGGTCGCGCGGTCGCGTACGGGCGGTGGCGGGCCACGCCCGTGCTCGAGCCCGCGCGCCTCGACGGCGTGGACGCCGACGCGGCCGCCGCGATCCTCGCCGGCGCGCTCGCCCGCGGTGGCGGCTGGCTGCGTCCGGACGAGGTGGAGGCGCTGCTCGCGGCGTACGGGATCGCGCTCGTCGAGCAGCGGCGCGCCGCGACGCCCGCCGCGGCGGCCAAGGCCGCGGCCGAGCTCGGGGGCGCGGTGGCGCTCAAGGGCGTGGCGCCCGGGGTCGTGCACAAGGCCCAGGCGGGGGCCGTGCGGCTCGGGCTGGCCGGGCCGACCGCCGTCAAGCGCGCGGCGCAGGACGTGGCGGCCAAGCTCGAGGCGTCCGGCACACCGGTGGGCGACTTCCTCGTCCAGCGGATGGCCGAGCCGGGTGTCGAGATGCTGGTCGGCGTGCTGGCCGACGAGCGCTTCGGGCCGGTGGTCGCGTGCGGCGCGGGCGGCGGCACGGCCGAGGTGCTCGGCGACGTCCAGGTGCGGTTAGCTCCCTTGGCCCGCGAGGACGCGCTCGACATGATCTCGCGCTTGCGCTCACTTGCTCTGCTGCACCGTGCCGACGCCGACGTGGAGGCGTTGGCCGACATCGCCGTCCGGGTCGGCGCGCTCGCCGACGCCCACCCCGCGATCGCCGAGCTGGACCTCAACCCGGTCGTCGCGTCCGCCGAGGGCGCGGCCGTCGTCGACGCGCGCGTGCGGGTCGCGCCGCCGGCCGTCCAGCCCGTCTTCCCGGCGGTCGGCCGATGA
- a CDS encoding DUF1611 domain-containing protein has translation MADRLALFTGGQFADSHAKTAHGILRYGEREVVCVVDETSAGSTASDVVPYARRAVPIVAGVEQAAALGANVLVIGVAPFGGALTDEWRAAVLEAIRAQMSVEAGLHTVLAEDDELAAAAAASGVELRDLRAAPPGLSVPPAERPDVTVVHTVGSDCAIGKMSVTLELDAAARARGLESAFVATGQTGIAIAGWGIAVDHVISDFVAGAASRLVHDGASRAPLLFVEGQGALGHPAYSGVTLGLLHGAKPDVLVLCHRAGSTDIDDYPGVPIRPLPELISIYEAATSWVDHPAKVKAIAVNTRGLDDDAARAELERVRAETGLLAADPVRFGGDELLDALGLA, from the coding sequence ATGGCTGACCGGCTCGCGCTGTTCACCGGCGGCCAGTTCGCCGATTCGCACGCCAAGACCGCCCACGGCATCCTGCGCTACGGCGAGCGCGAGGTCGTGTGCGTGGTCGACGAGACGTCGGCCGGCTCGACGGCCTCGGACGTGGTGCCCTACGCGCGCCGCGCGGTGCCGATCGTCGCGGGCGTCGAGCAGGCGGCGGCGCTGGGCGCGAACGTGCTCGTGATCGGCGTGGCGCCGTTCGGCGGCGCGCTGACGGACGAGTGGCGCGCGGCGGTGCTGGAAGCGATCCGGGCTCAGATGAGCGTCGAGGCCGGCCTGCACACGGTGCTGGCCGAGGACGACGAGCTGGCGGCCGCCGCGGCGGCGTCGGGCGTGGAGCTGCGGGACCTGCGGGCCGCGCCGCCCGGGCTGTCGGTGCCGCCGGCCGAGCGGCCGGACGTGACCGTCGTGCACACGGTCGGCTCGGACTGCGCGATCGGGAAGATGTCGGTGACGCTCGAGCTGGACGCGGCGGCCCGCGCGCGGGGGCTGGAGTCGGCGTTCGTCGCCACCGGGCAGACCGGGATCGCGATCGCCGGCTGGGGGATCGCGGTCGACCACGTCATCTCCGACTTCGTCGCGGGCGCCGCCTCGCGGCTCGTGCACGACGGCGCCTCGCGCGCGCCGCTGCTGTTCGTCGAGGGACAGGGCGCGCTCGGACATCCGGCGTACAGCGGCGTCACCCTGGGGTTGCTGCACGGGGCCAAGCCCGACGTGCTCGTGCTCTGCCACCGCGCGGGCTCGACCGACATCGACGACTACCCCGGCGTGCCGATCCGGCCGCTCCCGGAGCTGATCTCGATCTACGAGGCGGCCACGTCGTGGGTGGACCATCCCGCGAAGGTGAAGGCGATCGCGGTCAACACGCGCGGGCTGGACGACGACGCGGCGCGCGCCGAGCTGGAGCGCGTACGCGCGGAGACGGGGCTGCTCGCCGCCGACCCGGTCCGCTTCGGGGGTGACGAGCTGCTGGACGCCCTGGGGCTGGCGTGA
- a CDS encoding dipeptide epimerase — MRASPHVLFLRETFQIARGAADEETVVVAELDHDGIVARGEGAPVDYWGETPETMIAAIEADGAALLGDDLFAGEAIARRIAAWDGPQGAKMALDGLVHDWVGKRVRQPVWRLLGAERVTPPTSYTIGIDSVEGTADRTRRATGYEVLKIKVGGPGDLERLRAVRAVTSARLRIDGNEGWDLETARSLTPELVALGVEFVEQPFPAEDIDSFLAYREVPDRLPVLIDEGCKDLASVARIATYADGIVIKLSKCGGIREALRMIHAARALGLQVMLGCMIESELGIAQAAQLGSLVDYVDLDGHLLISSRPFTGLGLLDGRLVLSDQPGLGVERADG; from the coding sequence ATGCGCGCCAGCCCGCACGTCCTTTTTCTGCGTGAGACGTTCCAGATCGCCCGCGGCGCGGCCGACGAGGAGACCGTCGTCGTCGCCGAGCTCGACCACGACGGGATCGTCGCGCGCGGTGAGGGCGCGCCCGTCGACTACTGGGGCGAGACGCCGGAGACGATGATCGCCGCGATCGAGGCCGACGGCGCCGCGCTCCTCGGCGACGACCTGTTCGCGGGCGAGGCGATCGCTCGGCGGATCGCGGCCTGGGACGGCCCGCAAGGCGCGAAGATGGCGCTCGACGGGCTCGTCCACGACTGGGTGGGCAAGCGGGTGCGCCAGCCCGTCTGGCGGTTGCTCGGTGCCGAGCGCGTGACGCCGCCGACCTCCTACACGATCGGCATCGACAGCGTCGAGGGCACGGCCGACCGCACGCGCCGCGCGACGGGCTATGAAGTGCTCAAGATCAAGGTCGGCGGGCCGGGGGACCTCGAGCGCCTGCGCGCGGTCCGAGCGGTGACGTCGGCGCGGTTGAGGATCGACGGCAACGAGGGCTGGGACCTCGAGACGGCGCGGTCGCTCACGCCGGAGCTGGTCGCGCTGGGCGTCGAGTTCGTCGAGCAGCCGTTCCCGGCCGAGGACATCGACTCGTTCCTCGCCTACCGCGAGGTGCCCGACCGGCTGCCGGTGCTGATCGACGAGGGCTGCAAGGACCTCGCGTCCGTGGCGAGGATCGCGACCTACGCGGACGGGATCGTGATCAAGCTGTCCAAGTGCGGCGGCATCCGCGAGGCGCTGCGGATGATCCACGCGGCGCGCGCGCTCGGGCTGCAGGTCATGCTGGGCTGCATGATCGAGTCGGAGCTGGGGATCGCGCAGGCCGCGCAGCTGGGGTCGCTCGTCGACTACGTCGACCTTGACGGGCACCTGCTGATCTCGTCCCGGCCGTTCACCGGGCTGGGGCTGCTGGACGGGCGGCTCGTGCTGTCGGACCAGCCCGGCCTGGGCGTGGAGCGGGCCGATGGCTGA